In the genome of Coraliomargarita algicola, one region contains:
- a CDS encoding acyltransferase: protein MNFKALLKRVYLYSLPDNTVSRGVFSLIRKMIDVLALGWDWLSKTFWVEPLFRSQHQAGKELWIERSPYIAGQGKIRLGERVRLSGKVGFSFMPLNDGTLAEIIVGEDSFIGSQCFFCAAERIEIGRHCLIAAETTIRDNDGHPLDALRRRENARLNADEVRAVTIGDDVWIGNRAMILKGVTIGDRAIVASCAVVTKDVAADTIVAGNPARVVRELPQVEEPLR, encoded by the coding sequence ATGAATTTCAAAGCATTACTTAAGCGGGTATATTTATATAGTTTACCGGATAACACTGTTTCGCGTGGAGTGTTTTCGTTGATCCGAAAAATGATCGATGTCCTAGCTTTAGGTTGGGATTGGTTGAGCAAGACTTTTTGGGTGGAGCCGCTTTTTCGCTCTCAACATCAGGCCGGGAAGGAGCTTTGGATTGAGCGTAGCCCCTACATTGCAGGACAGGGCAAAATTCGTTTGGGGGAGCGAGTGCGACTTTCTGGGAAAGTTGGTTTTTCTTTTATGCCATTAAATGACGGCACGCTGGCTGAAATAATTGTGGGCGAAGATAGCTTTATTGGCTCGCAGTGCTTCTTTTGTGCGGCTGAGAGAATCGAGATCGGGCGGCATTGCTTAATTGCTGCGGAAACGACGATTCGTGATAACGATGGGCATCCTCTGGACGCGTTGCGGCGGCGTGAGAATGCCCGTTTGAATGCGGATGAGGTGCGCGCCGTGACGATTGGCGATGACGTATGGATCGGTAACCGTGCCATGATTCTGAAGGGAGTCACCATCGGCGACCGCGCAATTGTCGCTTCCTGTGCCGTGGTGACCAAGGATGTGGCGGCAGATACCATTGTGGCGGGCAATCCCGCGCGCGTGGTGCGAGAGTTACCGCAGGTGGAGGAGCC
- a CDS encoding sulfotransferase: protein MRTLLNVSSSFIRHPSVFLEKKNYLLMIGHMRGYTTLIAHILGSHPEITGYTENHIPYRNFVDLMRIRHRVGSLHGGHLPGRFVFDKLLHNFEISDWAIQNQSIRFFITIREPIATLESIYRMKEKLSDGVTPDMEGDILPNYIRRLDGIVDLAKRLKGNYFFMKGEDLVEDAEATLAALTQWIGLDTALKPEYQIFDQTGTAGFGDYSANIQSGEILKARTQSSPLVISETLKALAIEKYQTVLRQLSAGQKFSDSI from the coding sequence GCACCCATCTGTGTTTCTGGAGAAAAAAAACTATTTATTGATGATCGGGCATATGCGTGGTTACACGACTCTCATCGCTCACATTTTAGGGAGTCATCCCGAGATCACAGGTTACACTGAAAACCACATCCCATACCGTAATTTTGTCGACCTGATGCGGATACGGCATCGCGTGGGCAGCTTGCATGGTGGGCACTTGCCCGGGCGTTTTGTCTTTGATAAGTTGCTGCATAATTTTGAGATATCGGACTGGGCGATTCAGAATCAAAGTATTCGTTTTTTTATTACGATCCGGGAGCCGATCGCTACATTGGAGAGTATCTATAGGATGAAAGAAAAACTAAGCGATGGAGTCACACCTGACATGGAGGGGGACATTTTGCCTAATTACATCAGGCGCTTGGATGGAATTGTTGATTTAGCCAAACGCTTAAAAGGTAATTACTTTTTTATGAAAGGCGAAGACTTGGTGGAGGATGCCGAAGCGACACTGGCGGCCCTGACTCAGTGGATCGGTCTAGATACTGCTTTAAAACCCGAATACCAGATCTTTGATCAGACTGGAACGGCTGGGTTCGGGGACTATTCCGCTAACATTCAATCGGGTGAGATTTTAAAAGCGCGCACGCAAAGCTCTCCACTGGTGATTTCAGAAACGCTTAAAGCGCTGGCGATTGAAAAGTATCAGACTGTACTGCGCCAGTTAAGCGCTGGGCAGAAGTTCTCCGATTCGATCTGA